One Streptosporangium sp. NBC_01495 DNA window includes the following coding sequences:
- a CDS encoding LysR family transcriptional regulator yields the protein MIDTRRLRTLRAVADHRTVTAAAAALHLTPSAVSQQLVALEHEVGHRLLDRDGRGVRLTSVGRILLDHANEILAQLERAEADIAAYTTGTAGEVKVASFATAIGLVVAPAVGALRGKEPGIRVRVLDAEGDQSLTMVLDGAVDAAVAVEYRGAPAEDDRRLSRIPLYSEPFDVVLPRGHRLSGGEVTVADLSGETWIGPYPGNPCHDVIALACEHAGFTPEFAHSSDDFSAVVALAAAGAGVAMVPRLALRGTDLSGVVIRPVPGPERRVFAAVRRGAERHPLLVPLLDALQDTATPLRPTPPP from the coding sequence GTGATAGACACGCGGCGGCTCAGGACCCTGCGTGCGGTGGCCGACCACCGCACGGTCACCGCCGCCGCCGCGGCACTGCACCTGACCCCCTCGGCGGTCTCCCAGCAGCTCGTCGCCCTGGAACACGAGGTGGGCCACCGGCTGCTCGACCGCGACGGCCGGGGCGTTCGGCTCACCTCCGTCGGACGCATCCTTCTCGACCACGCCAACGAGATCCTCGCCCAGCTGGAGCGGGCCGAAGCCGACATCGCCGCCTACACGACCGGCACGGCGGGTGAGGTGAAGGTGGCCTCCTTCGCCACCGCGATCGGGCTGGTCGTGGCTCCCGCGGTCGGAGCCCTGCGGGGCAAGGAGCCCGGCATCCGGGTGCGCGTCCTGGACGCCGAGGGCGACCAGAGCCTCACCATGGTCCTGGACGGCGCGGTGGACGCGGCCGTGGCCGTGGAGTATCGCGGGGCCCCGGCCGAGGACGACCGGCGGCTGTCGCGCATCCCGCTCTACTCCGAGCCGTTCGACGTGGTGCTCCCCCGAGGCCACCGCCTCTCCGGGGGCGAGGTGACGGTCGCGGACCTGTCGGGCGAGACCTGGATCGGCCCCTATCCGGGCAACCCCTGCCACGACGTGATCGCGCTGGCCTGCGAGCACGCGGGCTTCACCCCCGAGTTCGCCCACTCCTCCGACGACTTCAGCGCGGTGGTCGCGCTGGCCGCCGCCGGGGCCGGGGTGGCGATGGTGCCGCGCCTGGCCCTGCGCGGCACCGACCTGTCCGGCGTGGTGATCCGCCCGGTGCCCGGCCCCGAACGCCGCGTCTTCGCCGCCGTACGCCGAGGCGCCGAGCGGCATCCCCTGCTCGTCCCGCTGCTGGACGCCCTCCAGGACACCGCGACGCCCCTGCGCCCGACCCCACCCCCGTGA
- a CDS encoding helix-turn-helix domain-containing protein: MTPEPGTEIEAITNEHLGRRLRELRLRSGMSLRALARELGISASAVSQIELGTMRPSVSRLIAFVSAIGVPLAAVFDTAEVTGAGPTGPDTPADRFAIRRSWEVAPIRLSGGVTFRRLSPTPSPDVEFFESTYPPSSTSNAHGHFLKHEGYEVGTVTRGELTIDFESEVVTLAEGDSITFPCSRPHIIGNRSETVTAVATWLIVHH, translated from the coding sequence ATGACCCCGGAACCCGGCACGGAGATCGAGGCGATCACGAACGAGCACCTCGGCCGGAGGCTCCGCGAGCTGCGGCTCCGGTCGGGGATGTCGCTGCGTGCCCTGGCGCGCGAGCTCGGCATCTCGGCCAGCGCGGTCTCCCAGATCGAGCTCGGCACGATGCGGCCGTCCGTCAGCAGGCTCATCGCCTTCGTATCCGCGATCGGCGTGCCGCTCGCGGCCGTGTTCGACACCGCGGAGGTGACCGGCGCCGGCCCGACGGGGCCGGACACACCCGCCGACCGGTTCGCCATCCGGCGCTCGTGGGAGGTCGCCCCCATCCGGCTCAGCGGCGGCGTCACCTTCCGCAGGCTCTCGCCCACGCCGTCACCCGACGTCGAGTTCTTCGAGTCGACCTATCCGCCGAGCTCGACCTCCAACGCCCACGGCCACTTCCTCAAGCACGAGGGCTACGAGGTCGGGACCGTGACCCGGGGCGAGCTGACCATCGACTTCGAGTCGGAGGTCGTCACCCTCGCCGAGGGCGACTCCATCACCTTCCCGTGCAGCCGCCCCCACATCATCGGCAACCGCTCGGAGACCGTCACCGCCGTCGCGACCTGGCTCATCGTTCACCACTGA
- a CDS encoding DUF397 domain-containing protein encodes MRSGDDASNCVEVANLSNGHRGVRDSKNPTGPALILTPATWATFANSIKHGDFG; translated from the coding sequence ATGAGATCCGGTGACGACGCGAGCAACTGCGTCGAAGTCGCCAACCTGTCCAACGGCCACCGAGGCGTCCGCGACAGCAAAAACCCCACCGGCCCCGCCCTCATCCTCACCCCCGCGACATGGGCCACCTTCGCCAACAGCATCAAGCACGGCGACTTCGGCTGA
- a CDS encoding ABC transporter ATP-binding protein, whose translation MPAALEIHGLCKTFGQKVAVDHVDLNIPRGSFYGLVGQNGAGKTTTLSMAVGLLRPDEGHARIFGTDVWSDPAAAKTLVGVLPDGMAMPERLTGREVLTYLGLLRGLPRETVDQRAEELLSVLELDEAEKTLVIEYSTGMRKKIGLATALLHAPRLLVLDEPFEAVDPVSAATIKTILRGFVAGGGSIVLSSHVMALVEQLCDHVAVIDKGRVAAAGTLDEVRGTGSLEDTFVDLVGTADGGVKELTWLSN comes from the coding sequence ATGCCCGCAGCACTTGAGATCCACGGCCTGTGCAAGACCTTCGGGCAGAAGGTCGCCGTCGACCACGTGGATCTGAACATCCCCCGGGGCTCCTTCTACGGGCTCGTCGGCCAGAACGGCGCCGGCAAGACCACCACCCTGTCCATGGCCGTCGGCCTGCTGCGTCCCGACGAGGGCCACGCGCGAATCTTCGGCACCGACGTCTGGTCCGACCCGGCCGCGGCCAAGACGCTGGTCGGCGTGCTGCCCGACGGGATGGCCATGCCCGAACGGCTCACCGGCAGGGAGGTGCTGACCTACCTGGGGCTGCTCCGCGGGCTGCCGCGCGAGACCGTCGACCAGCGCGCCGAGGAGCTGCTGTCGGTACTGGAGCTCGACGAGGCGGAGAAGACGCTCGTCATCGAGTACTCCACCGGGATGCGCAAGAAGATCGGCCTGGCCACCGCCCTGCTGCACGCGCCGAGGCTGCTCGTGCTCGACGAGCCCTTCGAGGCCGTGGACCCGGTGTCCGCCGCGACGATCAAGACGATCCTGCGCGGTTTCGTGGCCGGTGGTGGTTCCATCGTGCTCTCCAGCCACGTCATGGCCCTCGTGGAGCAGCTCTGCGACCACGTCGCGGTGATCGACAAGGGCAGGGTGGCCGCCGCGGGGACCCTGGACGAGGTCCGCGGCACCGGCTCCCTCGAAGACACCTTCGTTGACCTGGTCGGCACCGCCGACGGCGGGGTGAAGGAGCTGACGTGGCTGTCGAACTGA
- a CDS encoding beta-propeller fold lactonase family protein translates to MAVATGLAIPAAMATPAAAAPQPVRFIYVANTQSDSVSVIDTATSKVTTTIPVGRNPLEIAISPNGARAYVTNQGSDTVSVINTATNKVTTTIPVDDYPLGIVVSPRGTRLYVTNTQSDSVSVINTATNKVTTTIPVGHHPFRVAISPNGTRAYVTNQDSDSVSVINTATNKVTTTIPVGHHPFGVAISPNGTRAYVTNQDSDSVSVINTATNKVTTTIPVGHHPFRVAISPNGTRAYVTNLDSDTVLVIDTATSVIIATIAVGRNPFGVAISPDGTRVYVTNLSADSVSVIDTAANKVTATISVGDGPFGIAAGRAVHWSRASTKVRQA, encoded by the coding sequence ATGGCCGTCGCGACGGGGTTGGCGATACCGGCGGCCATGGCCACCCCGGCTGCGGCGGCCCCGCAACCCGTGAGGTTCATCTATGTGGCCAACACGCAGTCGGACTCCGTATCGGTGATCGACACCGCGACCAGCAAGGTCACCACCACCATCCCCGTCGGACGCAACCCTCTCGAAATAGCGATCTCTCCCAACGGCGCCCGCGCCTACGTGACCAACCAGGGATCGGACACCGTGTCGGTGATCAACACCGCCACCAACAAGGTCACCACCACCATCCCCGTCGACGACTACCCGCTGGGGATCGTGGTCTCCCCTCGCGGCACCCGCCTCTACGTGACCAACACGCAGTCGGACAGCGTGTCGGTGATCAACACCGCGACCAACAAGGTCACCACCACCATCCCCGTCGGACACCACCCCTTCAGGGTCGCGATCTCTCCCAACGGCACCCGCGCCTACGTGACCAACCAGGACTCGGACTCCGTATCGGTGATCAACACCGCCACCAACAAGGTCACCACCACCATCCCCGTCGGACACCACCCCTTCGGAGTCGCGATCTCTCCCAACGGCACCCGCGCCTACGTGACCAACCAGGACTCGGACTCCGTATCGGTGATCAACACCGCCACCAACAAGGTCACCACCACCATCCCCGTCGGACACCACCCCTTCAGGGTCGCGATCTCTCCCAACGGCACCCGCGCCTACGTGACCAACCTGGACTCGGACACCGTGTTGGTGATCGACACCGCGACCAGCGTGATCATCGCCACCATCGCCGTCGGCCGGAATCCCTTCGGAGTCGCGATCTCTCCCGACGGCACCCGCGTCTACGTGACCAACCTGAGCGCGGACTCCGTGTCGGTGATCGACACCGCGGCCAACAAGGTCACCGCCACCATCTCCGTCGGCGACGGACCCTTCGGGATCGCGGCCGGACGCGCCGTCCACTGGAGCCGCGCCTCGACCAAGGTTCGGCAGGCCTGA
- a CDS encoding maleylpyruvate isomerase N-terminal domain-containing protein: MTADDLDLAVRLAVGVLREVPAAAWDDKAGSLEWDRWETVEHLADDLFSYAAQIAPRTPPLDGVVPFAWERRRPGGPANAIHADRAAGPAGLLQVLEASGALLVAMVRTTPARVRAHHGHGASDPEGFAAMGIVETLVHTHDLAEGLGLAWTPPADLCSRVLARLFPNAPESDVPEGTDPWQTLLWATGRTELPGRPRLTTWRWYGAPRP, translated from the coding sequence GTGACGGCGGATGATCTCGACCTGGCCGTCCGGCTCGCCGTCGGCGTCCTCCGGGAGGTGCCCGCGGCGGCCTGGGACGACAAGGCGGGTTCCCTGGAGTGGGACCGCTGGGAGACCGTCGAGCACCTCGCCGACGACCTCTTCTCGTACGCCGCCCAGATAGCCCCCAGGACACCGCCCCTGGACGGGGTCGTGCCCTTCGCGTGGGAGCGCCGGAGGCCCGGAGGGCCCGCGAACGCCATCCACGCGGACCGGGCTGCGGGACCGGCCGGGCTGTTGCAGGTGCTGGAGGCGAGCGGCGCGCTGCTGGTCGCCATGGTGCGTACGACACCGGCGCGGGTTCGCGCCCACCACGGCCACGGGGCGTCGGACCCGGAGGGGTTCGCGGCGATGGGGATCGTGGAGACCCTGGTGCACACCCACGACCTGGCCGAGGGCCTCGGACTCGCCTGGACCCCGCCCGCCGACCTGTGCTCACGGGTGCTCGCCCGGCTGTTCCCGAACGCCCCGGAGAGCGACGTCCCGGAGGGCACGGACCCCTGGCAGACCCTGCTGTGGGCCACCGGCCGCACCGAACTTCCCGGCCGCCCGCGCCTGACCACCTGGCGCTGGTACGGCGCACCCCGGCCGTAG
- a CDS encoding NCS1 family nucleobase:cation symporter-1, translating into MTEHSAPSQPKLHDVVEAAGMPVGAGLIKPGYDPRLANEDLAPLREQTWSSYNIFAFWMSDVHSVGGYVTAGSLFALGLASWQVLFALLAGIVIVNVFCNLVAKPSQVTGVPYPVINRAIFGVRGANIPAVIRGLIAIAWYGVQTYLASQSLIIIFLKFWPASAALNEGGFLGLSALGYICYAILWVAQAAVFWKGMEAIRRFIDWAGPAVYVVMVVLAVYLVSQAGWENISLDLSEGENLDFGASIPVMLSAIALVVSYFSGPMLNFGDFSRYGRSFASVKKGNLLGLPVNFLFFSLLTVITASATVPVFGELITDPIHTVERIDTPFAILLGGLTFVIATIGINIVANFISPAFDFSNVNPQKISWRTGGMIAAVGSVLLTPWNWYSNPDAIHYTLGILGALIGPLFGILISGYYIVSRQRVWVDDLFTLEPAGRYFFRGGYNPNAVWATVFSGVPAIASVLVPKMLLDLELTTADVTWIADYSWFVGCGLGFVAFTVLERMSPRIGGLDRDAERVSDGTTLAG; encoded by the coding sequence ATGACCGAACACAGCGCACCGTCCCAGCCGAAACTACACGACGTCGTCGAGGCGGCAGGCATGCCCGTCGGCGCCGGTCTCATCAAGCCCGGCTACGACCCCCGGCTCGCGAACGAGGACCTCGCCCCGCTCCGCGAGCAGACGTGGTCTTCGTACAACATCTTCGCCTTCTGGATGTCCGACGTGCACAGCGTCGGCGGCTACGTCACCGCGGGCAGCCTGTTCGCCCTCGGGCTGGCGAGCTGGCAGGTCCTGTTCGCCCTGCTCGCGGGCATCGTCATCGTGAACGTGTTCTGCAACCTGGTCGCCAAGCCGAGCCAGGTCACCGGCGTGCCGTACCCGGTCATCAACCGGGCGATCTTCGGGGTGCGCGGCGCGAACATCCCCGCCGTCATCCGCGGGCTCATCGCGATCGCCTGGTACGGGGTGCAGACCTACCTCGCCTCCCAGTCGCTCATCATCATCTTCCTCAAGTTCTGGCCCGCGTCGGCGGCGCTGAACGAGGGCGGCTTCCTCGGCCTGTCCGCGCTCGGCTACATCTGCTATGCCATCCTCTGGGTGGCCCAGGCGGCCGTGTTCTGGAAGGGCATGGAGGCGATCAGGCGGTTCATCGACTGGGCCGGGCCCGCCGTGTACGTCGTCATGGTCGTGCTCGCCGTCTACCTGGTGAGCCAGGCGGGCTGGGAGAACATCAGCCTCGACCTCTCCGAGGGCGAGAACCTCGACTTCGGCGCGTCCATCCCGGTCATGCTCAGCGCGATCGCCCTTGTCGTCTCGTACTTCTCCGGGCCGATGCTGAACTTCGGTGACTTCTCCCGGTACGGGAGGTCGTTCGCGTCGGTGAAGAAGGGCAACCTCCTCGGGCTGCCGGTCAACTTCCTGTTCTTCTCGCTGCTCACGGTGATCACCGCGTCGGCGACCGTGCCCGTGTTCGGCGAGCTCATCACCGACCCCATCCACACGGTCGAGCGCATCGACACGCCGTTCGCGATCCTGCTGGGCGGGCTCACCTTCGTCATCGCGACCATCGGCATCAACATCGTCGCGAACTTCATCTCCCCGGCGTTCGACTTCTCCAACGTGAACCCGCAGAAGATCAGCTGGCGGACCGGCGGCATGATCGCGGCGGTCGGCTCGGTGCTGCTCACGCCGTGGAACTGGTACAGCAACCCGGACGCCATCCACTACACGCTCGGCATCCTCGGCGCCCTGATCGGGCCGCTGTTCGGGATCCTGATCTCCGGCTACTACATCGTGAGCCGCCAGCGGGTTTGGGTGGACGACCTGTTCACGCTCGAACCGGCCGGCCGCTACTTCTTCCGGGGCGGCTACAACCCCAACGCGGTCTGGGCGACGGTGTTCAGCGGGGTCCCCGCGATCGCGTCGGTGCTCGTGCCGAAGATGCTGCTGGACCTGGAGCTCACCACGGCCGACGTGACCTGGATCGCCGACTACAGCTGGTTCGTCGGCTGCGGGCTCGGGTTCGTGGCGTTCACCGTGCTGGAGCGGATGTCGCCGAGGATCGGCGGTCTCGACCGCGACGCCGAGCGGGTGTCGGACGGCACGACCCTGGCCGGTTGA
- a CDS encoding aspartate/glutamate racemase family protein: MINPNTARAMTENIGRCARAVAAPSTVVTAVNPAMGPESIESHYDEALAVPGLLAEIAVGEAAGADGYVIACFGDPGLDAARELASGPVVGIAEAAMHAAVLVGRSFSVVTTLARTTGRAWDLAARYGFAGACRGVHACDIPVLELDDPSSDARKVVTALCAETVERDGCDSIVLGCAGMASFCADVSRAIGVPVIDGVAVATKLVESLVSLGLRTSTRGEFAPPGPKRYTGLLRDFSV; encoded by the coding sequence GTGATCAACCCCAACACCGCCCGTGCCATGACCGAGAACATCGGCCGGTGCGCGCGGGCGGTCGCGGCACCGTCCACCGTCGTCACGGCGGTCAACCCGGCGATGGGCCCCGAGTCGATCGAGAGCCACTACGACGAGGCCCTCGCCGTGCCGGGCCTGCTGGCGGAGATCGCGGTGGGCGAGGCGGCGGGGGCGGACGGGTACGTCATCGCCTGCTTCGGCGACCCCGGCCTCGACGCCGCCCGCGAGCTGGCCTCGGGACCGGTGGTCGGGATCGCCGAGGCGGCCATGCACGCCGCCGTCCTGGTCGGCCGGAGCTTCAGCGTCGTGACGACCCTCGCCAGGACCACGGGCCGAGCCTGGGACCTCGCCGCCCGGTACGGCTTCGCGGGCGCGTGCCGGGGGGTGCACGCCTGCGACATCCCCGTACTGGAGCTGGACGACCCGTCCTCGGACGCGCGGAAGGTGGTGACCGCCCTCTGCGCCGAGACCGTGGAGCGGGACGGATGCGACTCGATCGTGCTCGGCTGCGCGGGCATGGCCTCGTTCTGCGCGGACGTCTCCCGCGCCATCGGCGTCCCCGTGATCGACGGCGTGGCCGTGGCGACCAAGCTCGTCGAGTCGCTGGTCTCCCTGGGCCTGCGGACGAGCACCCGGGGCGAGTTCGCCCCACCGGGCCCCAAGAGGTACACGGGCCTGCTGCGCGACTTCTCCGTCTGA
- a CDS encoding S1 family peptidase — protein MPRRHAAITGCVLAIAALTVTAVPAVARPLTAGAEVVVKPPPGMLAALQRDLHLTAEQAQARLLNEVRLAPVAAQLREELGEDFGGSWLTGDLAQTLVVATTDKDHTPQIVAGGARAEVVTRSLEQLNTALDKVDTALSDHLGGPVRYVDVRSNKVVVLSNVPSTTQNVIQASDVDPVTVRVVSSIEQPQLLSDLVGGNAYYIGTSERCSIGFSVTKGTQNGFVSAGHCGTQGNTTSGFNHVDQGVFQASTFPDSDRSWIAVNSDWTPKPWVGNGAGGTVNVSGSRVAIEGASVCRSGSTTGWHCGTIQQLNTSITYPQGNVAELTRTNVCAEPGDSGGSFISIDQAQGVTSGGSGDCTSGGVTYFQPVGEILTTYGLTLTTTSGSTPPPPPPPTTPGTCTGYSRTVTGTLTNGQSVYQPNNRYYQSTAGGLHSACLDGADGTDFDLYLQKWDSRKWISVATAESPTPDEKITYTGTAGYYRYRVVSFSGSGAYTLGYSAP, from the coding sequence ATGCCCCGCAGACACGCCGCCATCACGGGATGCGTCCTGGCGATCGCCGCCCTTACCGTGACGGCCGTTCCGGCCGTCGCCCGGCCCCTGACGGCAGGTGCCGAGGTCGTGGTGAAGCCGCCGCCGGGGATGCTCGCGGCCCTTCAGCGCGACCTCCACCTCACCGCGGAGCAGGCCCAGGCCCGGCTGCTCAACGAGGTCCGTCTGGCGCCGGTCGCGGCGCAGCTCCGCGAGGAACTCGGCGAGGACTTCGGCGGCTCATGGCTCACCGGAGATCTCGCACAGACCCTCGTGGTGGCCACCACCGACAAGGACCACACTCCCCAGATCGTCGCCGGAGGTGCCCGCGCCGAGGTCGTCACCCGGTCGTTGGAGCAACTCAACACGGCCCTCGACAAGGTCGACACGGCTCTGTCCGACCACCTGGGCGGGCCGGTGCGCTATGTCGACGTGAGGAGCAACAAGGTCGTCGTCCTGTCCAATGTGCCGTCGACAACCCAGAACGTCATCCAGGCCAGCGACGTGGACCCGGTCACGGTGCGGGTGGTGTCCTCCATCGAGCAGCCCCAGCTCCTGTCCGACCTGGTGGGCGGCAACGCCTACTACATCGGCACCTCGGAGCGCTGTTCGATCGGCTTCTCCGTGACCAAGGGGACCCAGAACGGTTTCGTCAGCGCTGGTCACTGCGGCACGCAGGGCAACACCACCAGCGGCTTCAACCATGTTGACCAAGGCGTCTTCCAGGCGTCGACCTTCCCGGACAGTGACCGCTCCTGGATCGCGGTGAACAGCGACTGGACGCCCAAGCCGTGGGTGGGCAACGGCGCGGGCGGGACGGTGAACGTCTCCGGTTCCAGGGTGGCCATCGAAGGGGCGTCGGTCTGCCGGTCCGGCTCGACCACCGGCTGGCACTGCGGCACCATCCAGCAGCTCAACACCAGCATCACCTATCCCCAGGGGAACGTCGCCGAGCTGACCCGGACCAACGTCTGTGCCGAGCCCGGCGACTCCGGCGGCTCCTTCATCTCCATCGACCAGGCCCAGGGCGTCACCTCCGGCGGCTCCGGAGACTGCACCTCCGGCGGCGTCACCTACTTCCAGCCGGTCGGCGAGATCCTCACCACCTACGGCCTGACCCTGACGACCACCAGCGGATCCACCCCGCCGCCACCACCTCCGCCGACGACCCCCGGCACGTGCACCGGCTATTCGAGGACCGTCACCGGCACGCTGACCAACGGCCAGTCCGTCTACCAGCCGAACAACCGCTACTACCAGTCGACCGCCGGCGGCCTTCACTCCGCCTGCCTGGACGGCGCCGACGGCACCGACTTCGACCTCTACCTGCAGAAGTGGGACAGCCGGAAGTGGATCTCCGTCGCCACCGCGGAAAGCCCGACCCCCGACGAGAAGATCACTTACACCGGCACGGCCGGCTACTACCGATACCGCGTGGTCTCCTTCAGCGGTTCCGGTGCCTACACCCTGGGATACAGCGCGCCATAA
- a CDS encoding S1 family peptidase: MPRRHAAITGCVLAIAALTATTVPAAARPLTAGAEVVVKPPPGMLTALQRDLHLTAEQAQARLLNESRLAPVEAELRTKLGDRFGGSWFTGTIAQTLVVTTTDPADLPQIIAEGAQGEVVTRSLPDLHKALAITNTSLSSAEGKVRFIDVKNNRVVVLTTDALATEDEIEASGVSGRVVQAVQSGETPRLLSDLAGGDAYYIGVASRCSVGFSVTKGTQNGFVSAGHCGTQGKTATGFNRAPLGVFEGSAFPDDDFSWVAVNSDWTPKPWVGNGAGDVVNVSGSRVAIEGASVCRSGSTTGWHCGTILQLNTSVVYSQGTVSELTRTNVCAEPGDSGGSFIAIDQAQGVTSGGSGDCTSGGVTYFQPVGEILTTYGLTLLTTATPPGTGADTCTGYPRTVEGTLTEGGSAYQPRGRRYRSTVGGVHSGCLNANDGTDFDLYLQKWNNRSWVTVATSEGPNPDEKIDYTGTPGYYRYRVVASSGSGPYSLGYSTP, from the coding sequence ATGCCCCGCAGACACGCCGCCATCACGGGATGCGTCCTGGCGATCGCCGCCCTTACCGCGACGACCGTCCCAGCCGCCGCCCGGCCCCTGACGGCAGGTGCCGAGGTCGTGGTGAAGCCGCCGCCGGGAATGCTCACGGCCCTTCAGCGCGACCTCCACCTCACCGCGGAGCAGGCCCAGGCCCGGCTGCTCAACGAGAGCCGCCTGGCGCCGGTCGAAGCGGAACTCCGCACGAAGCTTGGTGACCGTTTCGGCGGCTCCTGGTTCACCGGAACCATCGCGCAGACCCTCGTGGTGACCACCACCGACCCCGCCGACCTTCCCCAGATCATCGCCGAGGGCGCCCAGGGCGAGGTGGTCACCCGGTCGCTCCCGGACCTCCACAAGGCCTTGGCGATCACCAACACGTCCCTGTCCAGTGCCGAGGGAAAGGTGCGCTTCATCGATGTGAAGAACAACAGGGTCGTCGTCCTCACCACGGACGCCCTGGCCACCGAGGACGAGATAGAGGCCAGCGGGGTGAGCGGGCGCGTCGTGCAGGCGGTGCAGTCCGGCGAGACTCCGCGACTCCTCAGCGACCTGGCGGGCGGCGACGCCTACTACATCGGCGTCGCGTCCCGCTGCTCGGTCGGGTTCTCCGTGACCAAGGGGACCCAGAACGGTTTCGTCAGCGCCGGTCACTGCGGCACGCAGGGCAAAACCGCCACCGGCTTCAACCGGGCGCCACTCGGTGTCTTCGAGGGGTCGGCCTTCCCTGACGATGACTTCTCCTGGGTCGCGGTGAACAGCGACTGGACGCCCAAGCCGTGGGTGGGCAACGGCGCGGGTGACGTGGTGAACGTCTCCGGTTCCAGGGTGGCCATCGAGGGGGCGTCGGTCTGCCGGTCCGGCTCGACCACCGGCTGGCACTGCGGCACCATCCTGCAGCTCAACACCAGCGTCGTCTACAGCCAGGGCACCGTCTCCGAGCTGACCCGCACCAACGTCTGTGCCGAGCCCGGCGACTCCGGCGGCTCCTTCATCGCCATCGACCAGGCCCAGGGCGTCACCTCCGGCGGCTCCGGAGACTGCACCTCCGGCGGCGTCACCTACTTCCAGCCGGTCGGCGAGATCCTCACCACCTACGGCCTGACCCTGCTGACCACCGCCACCCCCCCTGGCACGGGCGCGGACACCTGCACCGGCTACCCGCGCACCGTCGAGGGCACACTGACCGAGGGTGGTTCCGCCTACCAGCCGCGCGGTCGTCGCTACCGCTCGACCGTCGGCGGTGTCCACTCCGGCTGCCTGAACGCCAACGACGGCACCGACTTCGACCTCTACCTGCAGAAGTGGAACAACCGGAGCTGGGTCACCGTCGCCACCTCCGAGGGGCCGAACCCCGACGAGAAGATCGACTACACCGGCACGCCCGGCTACTACCGATACCGCGTGGTCGCCTCCAGTGGCTCCGGCCCCTACAGCCTGGGATACAGCACCCCGTAA